A single region of the Podospora pseudopauciseta strain CBS 411.78 chromosome 1, whole genome shotgun sequence genome encodes:
- the ZWF1 gene encoding Glucose-6-phosphate 1-dehydrogenase (BUSCO:EOG09261N64; EggNog:ENOG503NWH9; COG:G), with protein MAADLHTAGAVELKENTVIVVLGASGDLAKKKTYPALFGLYRNQFLPKDIKIVGYARTKMDHDEYIRRIKTYIKTPTKDTEQQLEEFLNICSYVSGQYDRDESFQQLNQHLEKLESDKKEANRLFYMALPPSVFTIVSQHLKKCCYPSRGVARVIVEKPFGKDLASSRELQKSLEPDWKEEELFRIDHYLGKEMVKNILILRFGNSFLGATWNRHHIDNVQITFKEPFGTEGRGGYFDEFGIIRDVMQNHLLQVLTLLAMERPISFSSEDIRDEKVRVLRAIPAIEPKNVIIGQYGKSLDGSKPSYKEDDTVPKDSRCPTFCALVAYIKNERWDGVPFIMKAGKALNEQKTEIRVQFKDVTSGIFKDIPRNELVMRIQPNESVYIKMNSKLPGLTMQTVVTELDLTYRRRFSDLKIPEAYESLILDCLKGDHSNFVRDDELDASWRIFTPLLHYLDDNKEIIPMEYPYGSRGPAVLDDFTSSYGYKFSDAAGYQWPTTSALGPGNKL; from the exons ATGGCCGCTGACCTGCACACTGCTGG GGCCGTcgagctcaaggagaacaCTGTCATTGTTGTCCTTGGCGCGTCCGGCGATCtcgcaaagaagaagact TATCCAGCCCTTTTCGGCCTC TACCGGAACCAGTTCCTGCCCAAGGACATCAAGATCGTCGGATATGCCCGGACAAAGATGGACCATGACGAATACATCCGCCGAATCAAGACATACATAAAAACTCCCACGAAGGATACGGAacagcagctggaggagTTCCTCAACATTTGCTCATATGTCTCTGGTCAATATGACCGTGACGAGTCCTTCCAACAGCTCAACCAGCacctcgagaagctcgagtccgacaagaaggaggccaACAGACTCTTCTACATGGCCCTGCCTCCCAGTGTTTTCACCATCGTGTCGCAACATTTGAAGAAGTGCTGCTACCCATCAAGGGGCGTTGCCCGTGTCATT GTCGAGAAGCCATTCGGCAAGGACCTTGCCAGCTCCCGGGAACTGCAAAAGTCTCTGGAGCCCgactggaaggaggaggagctcttCCGTATCGACCACTACTTGGGCAAAGAAATGGTCAAGAACATTCTCATCCTTCGATTCGGTAACTCGTTCCTCGGTGCCACCTGGAACAGGCACCACATCGACAATGTCCAGATCACCTTCAAGGAGCCATTCGGCACCGAAGGCCGCGGCGGTTACTTTGACGAGTTTGGCATCATCCGTGACGTTATGCAAAACCATCTTCTCCAGGTCCTTACACTCCTCGCCATGGAAAGACCCATCTCCTTTTCGTCCGAGGATATCAGAGATGAGAAGGTGCGGGTACTCCGCGCCATCCCCGCCATCGAGCCCAAGAACGTCATCATTGGACAGTATGGCAAGTCGCTGGACGGCAGCAAGCCCTCGTACAAGGAGGATGACACAGTGCCCAAGGATTCGCGCTGCCCAACATTCTGCGCGCTCGTTGCCTACATCAAGAACGAGAGGTGGGATGGCGTACCGTTCATCATGAAGGCGGGCAAGGCGCTTAATGAGCAAAAGACCGAGATTCGTGTTCAGTTCAAGGATGTTACCTCGGGAATCTTCAAGGACATTCCACGCAACGAATTGGTTATGCGCATTCAACCGAACGAGAGTGTCTACATCAAGATGAACTCAAAGCTCCCCGGTCTGACCATGCAGACGGTCGTCACCGAGTTGGATCTTACCTACCGCAGACGCTTCTCGGATCTCAAGATCCCCGAGGCCTACGAGTCGCTTATCCTGGACTGCTTGAAGGGTGACCACTCCAACTTTGTTCGTGACGACGAACTCGACGCCAGCTGGCGCATCTTtactcctctcctccactaCCTGGACGATAACAAGGAGATCATCCCCATGGAATACCCATATG GCTCGCGTGGCCCTGCCGTTCTCGACGACTTCACATCGTCGTACGGATACAAGTTCAGCGACGCTGCTGGGTACCAGTGGCCGACCACGTCGGCTCTAGGACCTGGAAACAAGTTGTGA
- the FUN30 gene encoding DNA-dependent ATPase fun30 (COG:B; EggNog:ENOG503NVEK): MEFSSSPPTTTRRRGLAFDDIEDDDIVSESPYFTQPTQIMDKPSIRPMSVVPSSPRSIIEVPASSPFRPQPVAPRIGGRLASAMAPPGTSFKPPASRTVSTASKKRDFVQISDGELDAPIYVGGDSSDEDAERTRGDIRPSSFQRKEPSISVSTSSTSLALKVQVAAKSKQNTQESNGSTSNRHGLQKDWASLSPSSPSSVESLESLRKPSPPKQPARRRLVQGRRPGRQASPESSPVKPVEKPRKQAKVIDLVSDDDDGDEDFDSKKAKGRRSSPQDAEDDEDEEASSEFDARVLQYLNTCDVVQLVAIAGVKEDTAKVMVSHQPFKDLEHARRVTLAHKKKGKKSAKLSVGDDIVSAVKSYAKSLDAIDYVIQACEKQARAIKASTTKWTMDETGQMKNDSQADDGKPLTPISMEDPKLVDLPHRQPKYMEGHCTMKPFQRYGLNWMRLLHKLDCGGILADDMGLGKTCQVISLMCSVVEDYEKGKMKGDRPWPNLIFVPPSTLANWAAEFRRFAPDIHVITYQGPQATRDDIAEEIQDDPEAYHVVLTSYSQLSRPDDISNLRRIQPKIAVFDEGHKMKNPKTKLYRDLLRITADWRLILSGTPVQNNLMEMIALLRFVEPKLFSEHFETLEALFSQKFSLADVSKGAILASERVPRARTILEPFILQRRKEQVLQDMPQKTTRVEYCKMDKTQASIYEDYARRFRKSATSQSSQTVVAEKGRDNDTNNVWIQLRKSAIHPQLFRRYFKDKDVEEMAKVLMKRIPQSELKQPNLGHLTNELKALSDFELHLWCRDYKCIRSFDLPDGSWGECAKVKSLLKLIRGYQKNGDRALVFTRFAKVIEILGECLASEGVEYLSLQGNTDVSERQELINQFNADPTIPVFLLTTGSGGTGINLTAANKVIIFDQSDNPQDDIQAENRAHRLGQTRPVEIVRLISEGTVEELVYKACQKKLELANKVTGWSAGLDAAAGLEMTSGQMEAEVKEMMKNGGTPPDSD, from the exons ATGGAGTTTTCATCTTCAccgccaaccaccacccgacGCAGAGGTTTGGCATTCGACGACATCGAAGACGACGACATTGTGAGCGAGTCGCCCTATTTTACACAACCAACACAGATCATGGACAAACCTTCCATACGCCCCATGTCTGTCGTACCTTCCTCGCCCCGATCAATCATTGAGGTTCCTGCCTCTTCCCCATTTCGACCACAACCAGTTGCCCCGCGAATTGGCGGTCGATTGGCAAGCGCGATGGCTCCACCAGGCACCAGCTTCAAACCCCCAGCGAGTCGAACTGTGTCTACTGCTTCGAAGAAGCGAGATTTTGTACAGATATCAGACGGCGAGTTGGATGCGCCGATCTATGTCGGAGGAGACTCTTCCGACGAGGATGCCGAGCGAACACGGGGAGACATTCGACCTTCGTCTTTCCAGCGAAAGGAGCCGAGTATCAGTGTATCGACGTCATCCACTTCACTAGCCTTGAAGGTGCAGGTAGCTGCCAAGTCG AAACAAAATACACAAGAATCAAATGGCAGCACATCAAACCGCCACGGCCTACAAAAAGACTGGGCTTCGCTGTCTCCttcgtctccctcctcggtTGAGAGTCTCGAGTCGCTCCGGAAACCGTCCCCACCTAAACAGCCTGCACGACGGAGGCTCGTCCAAGGTCGCCGCCCTGGCCGGCAAGCAAGTCCCGAAAGTTCTCCGGTCAAGCCGGTCGAGAAGCCAAGAAAACAAGCTAAGGTCATTGATCTTGTTAgcgacgatgacgatggagACGAGGACTTTGATAGTAAAAAGGCCAAGGGGCGTCGATCTTCCCCGCAAGatgccgaggacgacgaagatgaggaggctTCAAGCGAGTTTGATGCCCGAGTCCTCCAGTATCTCAACACTTGCGACGTAGTGCAACTGGTCGCCATCGCTGGCGTCAAAGAAGACACTGCGAAAGTCATGGTTTCCCACCAACCATTCAAGGATCTAGAGCATGCTCGCCGAGTCACCCTTGCTCACAAGAAAAAGGGCAAGAAATCTGCCAAACTCTCTGTGGGAGATGACATTGTGTCAGCGGTCAAGTCTTACGCCAAGTCGTTGGATGCGATTGACTATGTTATCCAGGCCTGTGAGAAACAGGCCCGTGCAATTAAAGCATCGACTACTAAGTGGACGATGGATGAAACGGGCCAGATGAAAAACGATTCTCAGGCGGATGATGGAAAGCCCTTGACACCCATCAGCATGGAAGACCCAAAATTGGTCGACCTGCCCCACCGCCAGCCCAAGTATATGGAAGGTCATTGTACCATGAAGCCCTTCCAACGGTATGGGCTGAACTGGATGCGTCTGTTACACAAATTGGACTGCGGTGGAATTTTGGCAGACGACATGGGCTTGGGAAAGACATGCCAAGTCATCTCACTCATGTGCTCCGTTGTCGAGGATTACGAGAAGGGGAAAATGAAAGGCGACCGGCCATGGCCCAACCTCATCTTCGTGCCGCCCTCGACTTTGGCCAACTGGGCTGCGGAGTTCAGAAGATTCGCCCCGGACATCCATGTCATCACATACCAAGGCCCCCAAGCCACCCGTGATGACATTGCGGAGGAGATCCAAGATGATCCGGAAGCATATCACGTTGTTCTAACGAGCTACTCGCAGCTCTCGCGGCCAGACGACATTTCCAATCTTCGACGCATCCAGCCAAAGATTGCCGTCTTTGACGAAGGTCACAAGATGAAGAATCCCAAGACGAAGCTCTACAGGGATCTGCTACGCATCACGGCCGACTGGCGGTTGATTCTGTCGGGCACGCCTGTTCAAAACAACCTCATGGAAATGATTGCCCTCCTGCGCTTTGTGGAACCTAAGCTGTTTTCAGAGCACTTTGAAACACTGGAGGCGTTGTTCAGCCAAAAGTTCTCTCTGGCGGACGTCTCCAAGGGCGCAATCTTGGCCAGCGAGCGGGTACCCCGTGCCAGGACCATTCTCGAGCCATTTATCCTCCAACGCCGAAAGGAGCAGGTGCTCCAAGACATGCCCCAGAAGACGACAAGGGTCGAGTATTGCAAGATGGACAAGACACAGGCCAGTATCTATGAGGACTATGCGAGAAGATTTAGGAAGTCGGCAACATCTCAATCTTCTCAGACCGTCGTTGCGGAAAAGGGCAGGGACAATGATACCAACAACGTTTGGATCCAGTTGAGAAAGTCGGCTATCCATCCGCAGCTGTTCAGACGCTACTTCAAGGACAAGGATGTGGAGGAAATGGCCAAGGTGCTGATGAAGAGGATACCACAGTCGGAGCTCAAGCAGCCTAATCTCGGGCACCTGACGAATGAACTCAAGGCGCTGTCGGATTTTGAGCTTCATTTGTGGTGCAGAGATTACAAGTGCATCAGGTCGTTTGACTTGCCAGATGGGTCCTGGGGAGAGTGTGCCAAGGTGAAGAGCTTGTTGAAGTTGATTAGGGGGTATCAGAAGAACGGAGACCGGGCCTTGGTTTTCACGAGGTTTGCCAAGGTTATTGAGATTCTGGGAGAATGCCTGGCTAGCGAAGGGGTGGAGTACCTCAGTCTTCAAGGAAACACTGATGTCAGCGAGCGACAGGAACTGATCAACCAGTTCAATGCCGACCCGACGATCCCGGTGTTCCTGCTAACGACGGGATCGGGAGGTACCGGTATCAACCTGACGGCGGCCAACAAGGTCATCATTTTTGATCAGAGCGACAATCCGCAAGACGATATTCAGGCGGAGAATCGGGCGCATCGTTTGGGTCAGACAAGGCCGGTTGAGATTGTCAGGTTGATTAGCgaggggacggtggaggagctggtttACAAGGCGTgccagaagaagctggagctcGCGAATAAGGTGACGGGCTGGAGCGCTGGACTGGATGCGGCGGCTGGATTGGAGATGACTTCTGGACAGATGGAGGCAgaggtgaaggagatgatgaagaacGGGGGGACGCCGCCGGATAGTGATtag
- the TGL3 gene encoding triacylglycerol lipase (COG:I; EggNog:ENOG503NWZF): MAFQWFVGLLGAVYTILLSSLFGTGSADSGPDTRIRFEEVEQQQQQQEPTGTAGGGKRPNNTRHHHQHHGRGPKLFLLSAWDMLLDVLSFWRQKIITHYTNPTPLTLYLSALHSARTFEQWEEAALNLDTLLGLDLWRNNPVSSHYDFKLINERLVSIEIARETGDVHSLVNLLRSGLVRNLGNITATKLYNRAFAGTKFLIEEYVRAVAEGVEDIKSLPSPGETSAVGYVVDGGRGVPRGGGVARQGHHVSFEDNNGESSTGGEGSSSGKERRQTLSVMTTRGESTAAGGGNGTPKVDWGGLSVASPPGGSHLPEGGRMVATMSTQAKLDFIHDTRQAFGRTALVLQGGAIFGLCHLGVVKALFLRGLLPRIIVGTATGALIAALVAVHSEEELPRVLKGDGIDLSAFAKQGQDPVKHNQGLRESMWSRWATLVRRVRRFRREGYFLDVKVLEECIKSNIGDLTFEEAYHRSKRVLNITVATAGHGGVPTLLNYLTAPNVLIWTAAVASNASTPTFYGHRQTKILCKDSQGNIVPWKPANEVDFNHWTNASYTEQESPLLRIAELFNVNHFIVSQARPYLIPFLQSDMHGPSMVETRNKTMSGMAFIMRMVGLELRHRLRQLDTLQLLPAGIRRFLVDERVPGASMMLVPEVTAGDFVRLMETPTKETLEYWILRGERSVWPAVAALKIRCAVEEELDRAYQVARRLKAGGLRRKTSHMQTPMLGALENPELGVEQERKERFRAHSASARGSPTA, translated from the exons atGGCGTTTCAGTGGTTCGTCGGTTTGTTGGGGGCGGTGTACACCATTTTGTTGTCGTCTCTGTTTGGGACTGGGAGTGCCGATTCTGGTCCGGATACGAGGATACGGTTTGAAGAggttgagcagcagcaacagcagcag gagccAACAGGCAcggctggtggtggtaaacgtcccaacaacacccgtcatcatcatcaacaccacggAAGGGGGCCAAAGCTGTTTTTGTTGTCGGCGTGGGACATGCTGCTTGACGTGCTCTCTTTTTGGCGGCAG AAAATCATAACCCACtacaccaaccccacccccttgACCCTCtacctctccgccctccacTCCGCCAGAACGTTTGAacagtgggaggaggcggcgctCAATCTGGATACGTTGCTCGGGCTGGACCTCTGGAGGAACAACCCTGTCTCTTCGCACTACGACTTCAAGCTGATCAATGAGCGGCTGGTGAGTATTGAGATTGcgagggagacgggggaCGTGCACTCGCTGGTTAACCTGCTGAGGAGTGGCTTGGTGAGGAACTTGGGGAATATCACCGCCACGAAGTTGTACAATCGGGCGTTTGCGGGGACAAAGTTTTTGATTGAGGAGTATGTTAGGGCtgtggcggagggggtggaggatattAAGAGCTTGCCTTCGCCGGGGGAGACGTCGGCGGTGGGGtatgttgttgatggtggtagGGGAGTTccaaggggtggtggtgtcgcgAGGCAGGGGCATCATGTTAGTTTTGAGGATAATAATGGGGAGAGTAGCaccggtggggaggggagcagTAGCGGTaaggagaggaggcagaCGCTTAGTGTGATGACGACAAGGGGGGAGAGTACTGCCGCTGGAGGGGGGAATGGGACGCCAAAGGTGGACTGGGGGGGTCTGAGTGTTGCTAGCCCCCCCGGCGGTAGTCATTTGcctgagggggggaggatggttgCTACCATGTCTACGCAGGCGAAGCTGGATTTTATACATGATACGAGACAGGCTTTTGGGAGGACGGCGTTGGTTTTGCAGGGGGGGGCGATTTTCGGTTTGTGTCacttgggggtggtgaaagCTTTATTTTTGAGGGGGCTGTTGCCGAGGATTATTGTGGGCACGGCGACGGGGGCGTTGATTGCTGCGTTGGTGGCGGTTCAttccgaggaggagctgccgAGGGTGCtgaagggggatgggattgACCTGAGCGCGTTTGCGAAGCAGGGGCAGGATCCGGTCAAGCATAACCAGGGGTTAAGGGAGTCGATGTGGTCGAGGTGGGCTAcgctggtgaggagggtgcgGAGGTTTAGGAGGGAGGGCTATTTTCTGGATgtgaaggtgttggaggagtgTATCAAGAGTAACATTGGGGATTTGACCTTTGAGGAGGCGTATCATCGGAGCAAGAGGGTGTTGAACATCACGGTTGCTACGGCTGGGCATGGGGGTGTGCCGACGTTGTTGAATTACTTGACGGCTCCTAACGTG CTAATCTGgaccgccgccgtcgcctccaacgcctccacACCCACCTTCTACGGCCATCGTCAAACCAAGATCCTCTGCAAAGACTCCCAAGGCAACATCGTCCCCTGGAAGCCCGCCAACGAAGTCGACTTCAACCACTGGACCAACGCCTCCTACACCGAGCAAgaatcccccctcctccgcatcgCCGAGCTCTTCAACGTGAACCACTTCATCGTCAGCCAAGCCCGCCCCTAcctcatccccttcctccaaaGCGACATGCACGGCCCCTCCATGGTCGAAACCCGCAACAAGACCATGTCTGGCATGGCCTTCATCATGCGCATGGTCGGCCTCGAGCTCCGACACCGCCTCCGCCAGCTCGACACGCTCCAGCTGCTCCCGGCGGGTATCCGTCGGTTCCTTGTGGACGAGCGGGTGCCGGGCGCGAGCATGATGCTTGTTCCCGAGGTGACGGCTGGTGACTTTGTCCGGCTGATGGAAACCCCCACCAAGGAAACGCTGGAGTATTGGATCCTGAGGGGTGAGCGTAGTGTCTGGCCGGCTGTGGCGGCGCTCAAGATTCGCTgtgcggtggaggaggagctggataGGGCTTACCAGGTTGCCAGACGGCTCAAGGCTGGGGGGTtaaggaggaagacgagtCATATGCAGACGCCCATGTTGGGCGCTTTAGAGAACCCGGAATTGGGGGTTgagcaggagaggaaggaaaggtTCAGGGCTCATAGCGCCAGTGCGAGAGGTTCACCTACTGCATGA
- the VMA21 gene encoding vacuolar ATPase assembly integral membrane protein vma21 (EggNog:ENOG503P580; COG:U): MPIKHGLTYPIRTSLTLRTNIIKQASPLTIPYHHILQSKSQRSPKMATRRIISQEKTLLDQPDPNSLSSSSPAQKSNITPAVPSAVIFKLLAFTLAMMVVPIGSYFATVNTLFKGNSTYAGGLAAIMANVVLIGYVLVAMAEDQSDRLEEEKKQKQEGKKDR, encoded by the exons ATGCCAATTAAGCACGGACTCACCTACCCAATACGTACCTCTCTCACACTCAGaaccaacatcatcaagcaaGCCTCACCGTTGACCATACCATATCATCACATACTACAATCCAAATCTCAAAGATCGCCCAAAATGGCTACCCGCCGTATCATCTCCCAAGAAAAAACCCTCCTCGACCAGCCCGACCCAAActccctctcatcctcctccccagctcaAAAGTCCAACATCACCCCCGCCGTCCCCTCAGCCGTCATCTTCAAGCTCCTCGCCTTCACACTCGCCATGATGGTCGTACCTATCGGGTCTTACTTTGCCACCGTCAACACTCTGTTCAAAG GCAACTCAACCTACGCCGGCGGCCTCGCAGCCATAATGGCAAACGTAGTCCTCATAGGCTACGTCCTCGTAGCCATGGCAGAGGACCAGTCCGACCGTCtagaagaggagaagaagcaaaagcaagaggggaagaaggatcGTTGA
- the RPL33B gene encoding 60S ribosomal protein L33B (EggNog:ENOG503P41A; COG:J) produces the protein MPTEAGHRRESARVSAATTAATSSTRNLGTFMAAVTTKLAMVAAGLPIEGRHLSYQRSRHAVHSKTSLIKIEGVDDTNAAKLRIDYGDYRRTGVNNGHSFYLGKKVAYVYRGQKEVRGTKIRVIWGKVTRPHGNSGVVRAKFQTPLPAKSFGASVRIMLYPSTI, from the exons ATGCCTACCGAAGCTGGTCATAGACGTGAGTCTGCCCGAGTATccgcagcaacaacagcagcgacATCGTCAACGCGAAATCTGGGCACCTTCATGGCCGCCGTCACGACAAAGTTGGCGATGGTCGCTGCTGGATTGCCAATCGA GGGTCGCCACCTGAGCTACCAACGCTCCAGGCACGCCGTCCACTCCAAGACCTCTCTCATCAAGATTGAGGGCGTTGACGACACAAACGCTGCCAA GTTGCGAATCGACTATGGGGACTACAGAAGGACAGGAGTTAACAATGGGCACAGCTTCTACCTTGGCAAGAAGGTTGCGTACGTCTACCGTGGTCAGAAGGAGGTTCGCGGCACCAAGATCCGCGTTATCTGGGGCAAGGTCACCAGACCACATG GCAACTCCGGCGTCGTCCGCGCCAAGTTCCAGACCCCTCTCCCCGCTAAGTCTTTCGGCGCCTCGGTTCGCATCATGCTctacccctccaccatctaA
- a CDS encoding hypothetical protein (COG:S; EggNog:ENOG503P3CV), giving the protein MATATSQNRNLPPAPAYQYPQAPPQQQQQQHPQYQQSYQQSYQQPQQHPSQQQQHQLHSTQQRPANPTRKSRSFSLRSDKSQGSSSNQKADKVDLHETSAEKEAKRLHSKADPTLAMQEAEPAQVAANEASSLAPLRSIQHKDLYGNPITEPDRSNPTRSRWERPLDTIRSFEAAIDGGYSNRRSMIRPDPDARANRRASYYGNGNGGRFSHDSYYGSRPPSMMYHDRVGGSQQDLRQHHYDQGYNGHPAAGRQRWNRMQSDPHGNRPGPNEYVLPSNHRSYETVTTASGSGTSGEPAGYQTDPTSSDNSSIERVQSAPKRKPAPQQQQMNDYGIGFSNNSVYPPPSFAVGAQSSSSSSGDLPNFQQQASPPAVPQKGSTLRKTTTASPPQVQDRPSPPEKRKSWFSRRFSKNN; this is encoded by the exons ATGGCGACCGCAACATCCCAGAACAGGAACCTCCCCCCTGCGCCTGCTTATCAGTACCCTCAGGccccgccgcagcagcagcagcaacagcatccACAGTACCAGCAGTCATATCAGCAGTCTTACCAGCAGCCCCAGCAGCATCcttcccaacaacaacaacatcagctTCATTCGACTCAGCAGCGCCCTGCGAACCCAACCAGGAAATCTAGAAGCTTCAGTCTCAGGTCGGACAAATCCCAGGGTTCTAGCAGCAATCAGAAAGCCGACAAGGTAGACTTGCACGAGACATCAGCCGAGAAGGAAGCCAAAAGACTTCACAGCAAAGCCGATCCCACCCTCGCAATGCAAGAGGCGGAACCTG CACAGGTTGCCGCAAACGAAGCATCGTCGCTCGCGCCTTTGAGGAGCATACAACACAAGGATCTCTATGGCAACCCAATCA CCGAACCTGACCGCTCTAATCCCACCAGAAGCCGCTGGGAACGACCATTAGACACAATTCGGAGTTTCGAGGCAGCAATTGATGGCGGATACAGCAACAGGAGGTCCATGATCCGGCCCG ACCCGGATGCCAGAGCCAACCGACGAGCTAGCTATTATGGCA ATGGCAATGGTGGTAGATTCTCGCACGACAGCTACTATGGCAGCCGGCCGCCATCAATGATGTACCATGATCGTGTCGGTGGGAGCCAACAGGACCTCAGACAACATCACTACGACCAAGGGTACAACGGTCACCCGGCAGCTGGACGGCAAAGGTGGAACCGAATGCAGTCCGACCCGCATGGTAACAGGCCGGGTCCCAACGAATACGTGCTCCCCAGCAACCATCGGTCCTATGAGACAGTCACAACGGCTTCAGGGAGTGGTACGTCAGGAGAGCCAGCCGGGTATCAGACGGACCCAACAAGCAGCGATAATAGCTCCATCGAGCGGGTTCAGTCGGCGCCGAAGAGGAAACCAGCaccgcaacaacagcagaTGAACGACTACGGCATTGGGTTCAGCAACAACTCGGTgtacccaccaccatcgttTGCAGTGGGAGCTCAAAGCAGCAGTTCAAGCTCGGGAGATTTGCCCAACTTTCAGCAACAGGCATCCCCTCCAGCGGTTCCCCAGAAGGGTTCGACGTTGAGGAAAACCACGACTGCGTCGCCACCTCAGGTGCAGGATAGACCCTCGCCAccggagaagaggaagagttgGTTTTCGAGGAGGTTTAGCAAGAACAACTAA